In Nostoc edaphicum CCNP1411, the sequence AATTAATGTAAAAGTCACGGGATGCAGTTTGCTAGCACAAACCCTTGTCAGAATTATGTAAGCCGCAAAAGCCACGCCCGAAAGCAGGGCGGTGCTACTTCCCGTTGAAGTATTACCCATAGCTATGGCGGGAGAGCCTCCCAAAACTAGCAATTCACCGCAGCAAATCGCGGCGATCGCACCGATGCGGAATACTGTAGGGCGATCGCGAAACAGAAACCACGACAATAGACCACTAACCATCGGATAGATAAAGAACAGTGCGATCGCCATTCCAGTTGTGACTTGAGCGATCGCAATGTAAATTAGCACCTGAGACAAAAACAAAAAGCAGCCACTCACAATCGATAACACCAAAATCTGCTTGGTAGCTGCATTAGTAGGTGTGGGATTTCCTCGGACTGAAGCGGCCAAGTTTTCCAAGTCTTGCCACAGTCTTGGATGCAATATAGGAGACAACAGTAGCATCAGTGGTACTACTACCATAAACCGCAGCGTCAAAATCAACAGAGTATTGCCCAAAGTCGGTGGTAGTAACTGCTCTACTTCTAATACTCCAAAAATCTGGGAACCTTCGTGGAAAATTATCTTGATGGCTACGTTATAAAGCGACGATATCACTGCCGATAAGACAATCAACAAGAAACCGATTTGGAGCGGCGATAAGCCGGAGGAATTACGCGATTGTGGGGGTTTTGCTTCTGGCTGTGGTTCTAGCGCGGTGGTTGATGGAGATTGAGCTTTGTTCTGTGATACATCCTTGCGGAGGACAGAAATTGGTTCAGTAGTATTTAGCCTTAGAGAAGGGCGCTTCATTCTCGGCTGTGACACAGGTGCAGTCGGAGGATCTGATGTCGTTTCGTTTTCCGGTAAGTCTTGATTGAGAACAGAAGTTGGTTCTGTGACATTATCCTTTGGTGGCGGAACGACAGCAGTAGGAGGTTCTGATGTCGTTTCTCTTTCCGACAAATCTTTGTTGGGGACAGAAATTGGGTTCGCGGCGTTTTCTCTAACAACAGTCGCCTCTGGCGTTGTTTCCCTTTGCGACAAATCTTTGCTGGGAATAGAAATTGGGTTCGCGGCGGTTTCTCTAACAACCGTTGCCTCTGGCGGTGTTTCCCTTTGCGACAAATCTTTGCTGGGAATAGAAATTGGGTTCGCGGCGTTTTCTCTAACAACAGTCGCCTCTGGCGTTGTTTCCCTTTGCGACAAATCTTTGCTGGGAATAGAAATTGGGTTCGCGGCGGTTTCTCTAACAACCGTTGCCTCTGGCGGTGTTTCCCTTTGCGACAAATCTTTGCTGGGAATAGAAATTGGGTTCGCGGCGGTTTCTCTAGCAACCGTCGCCTCTGGCGGTGTTTCCCTTTCTAAAAATTTATTCTGGATTGGGGAAATTGGCTCAGGGGAATTTCTTACTACTTCGCTAGACGGTGGCTGGGATGTCTGAAAAGAACTGTTTTTTTCTGGCTCCGTAAACTGCAAAACAGTAGGTATACCTGATGTTGCTGGTTTGCGTGAAGTTTCTTCTATAGTTTTTTCTAGTTCTCCATGCAACCGATTAACAAATTCCGTCAAAATCGTTTCGCCTTGCTGCTGCTGGCTGTACATCCGTGACAGCTGTTGGGAAAGATTACTTTGATAGTTTTTTAGCTCTTGTTGCAGCGAGTTAAAGGTAACAGTAACGGTATCATCCAGACTGTCAAACATGTGTTCGACTTTTTCATTGATTTCACCTACTACATTGCTGCTCACTTCAGCAGACTTCAGCGCAGCTTGTTCGTAAGATTTGCCCTCTATGTTTTGGTTAGCTAAAGTTGCCAGAGACGATTGCAGTTGTGAAGATATATGCTTTGCCAGAACTTCTGCTAGCTGACGAATTAACACTTGCTGCTCAGTGATTTGGCGCACTTGTTGTAAATGCTCTTTTTCTTCTACTAAGCTTTGAATCTCATCAGATAACCGATTTTTTTCTGACTGAAGCCGCTTTACGTCTTCCTGCAAGGCTCTGAGAACATTCTGCTGAAGATTTTCTAAGTCTTCAACTACAGCCCACAGAGCATTTTCCGCTGCTCTGGATAGTTCGCCTCTGACTCTTGGATTTTCTGGTTGCTTCTCGAATCGCCCCATTAGCTTCTAACCTCTAACACCTTGACGATAAAGCTGCTTCCGGTACACTTTATTGGCGGTCATCCTAATTTCCTGTATTTTGTCAGATAAATTAAAAATTTTAACAGCACTTCCGCATTTCAACGTAATTCTGTCATACTAGACACAGGTTAGCAAAGTATCAAGTTTGCTCCACGGCTTACTACACCGTATTCTCTTCAGCATTTACAAGTATTTATCCATTCGATTTTGGATTTTAGGTTTTAGATTTTGGAATTATCACCACCACTGGAAGTCCCTTGAACTAAGACTTTTTTTATTTTTGGCCAGCTTAATTTTCATCATATTTGCCAATGAGATTTTTACTTTGAAATAAATCTCACTCCAAATAAATATTTATTGTTTTGCTGCCAATAATAATTGTCAAAGACTTGCAGATGCGTACCCTATCGCCACAAAATTGTCTGACTTGCGAAACTAGCTGTAAATTTGTGTGGAATGTAACTTGTGTGACAGTTTATATCTCTAAATGGAGATTAAAGTATCTTTCTGTGGAAATTCAAAGTTACGCTATCCCCTGCACAACATTCTAAATGAATGAGCAGCAATTCTGCAAAAACACGCTTTTTTGGTGTTGTTGCAGTCTAGGTTTTACTTTGAGTAAATGCGGTAGAGGAAAAAGTTAGGAAAATATTATTTAAGAAGAATTCAGAAGTCAGAATTCAGGAGCGGAGCCGGAGACGCTCCACCTCCGGTCAGAATGAAGACGCGACTCGAAAATACTCGCTTGCCGTCGGCGCTATCCACCAGTCGCACAAAATACCCAACTGAATTCTGGCGACTGACGCATGTATTCTGTTTCGATAATTCTTAGAAGAATAAAATCTGGGCGATGCTAAAAATGGCAGCACTAAGAACAGCACTCACGGGGATTGTAATTAGCCATGCGGCAGCAATGCCTTTTAGTGTTTGAAACTTAATCGACTTGATATTTTGCACTAGTCCAATACCAACTACACCACCGACGAGAGCGTGGGAAGTTGAGGCTGGTAAACCTAGCCGGGAGGCGATGAGGATGGTGGTAGCAGTCGCAAGTTCTGCACAAAATCCACTACTAGGTTGCAAGGCAATGATGTTTTCGCCAATGGTGGCGATAACTTTTTTACCCCAGACAGCTAAACCACCAACAATACCAACACCACCAAGAATTAAAATCCAAAGGGGGATAGTGATACCATCTATAGGTACGCTACCTGTGCGATTGATGTAAACGATCGCAGCTAAAGGAGCGATCGCATTTCCCACGTCATTAGAACCATGAGCAAAGGCTACGAAGCAAGCACTTAGTAGTTGGAATCGTCCGAATAATCTTTCTACGGGATTGGGGATTGGGGATGGTGGGGCCCCCTCTGGGGATAAGGGGTAATGGGGACTGGGGATTAGGGATTGAGAAGTGAGAAACACTTCTTCCGTCTGTTTTAACTGTCGCCAACTAATTATTGTGAGTCCAACTGCTGCTACTGCACCGGTTAACAGTGGGATATCGTAAGCAGGGATGTTGAAACCAACTTGCTCAATTACAAAATTGGTGAGCGGTTCAGTCAGGGATGGTAATACAATCACGCCGAATACACCTAGCAGCAAAGTACTCAACCAGGGAATCCATTCTTGTAGCTGCACTACTTGATTGGGTTGATCCAAAATCCAGTGCTTGATTTGACTGTAAAATAAAGCGGCGATCGCACCACTAATTAATGGTGTCAAAATCCAGCCAATGGTTATGAAGCCAATTGATGACCAATCAATTGCACCTGCTCCCAAAGCTACCCAACTAAATCCTGCGATCGCACCAACAACTGCATGAGAAGATGAGACTGGTAAACCGCGTGATGTAGCAATTTGCAACCACACACCACACGAAATTAGTACCGTTACCATCCCAGTAACTAATATTTGGGGTGTAGCTGCGAATAAGGCGGGATTAGCAATTTTCGTTGCGAGAGTTTCCGTTACCCCATGTCCAAACAATACAGCACCCGTAAACTCTAAAATCCCAGCAATTATTATCGCTTGTTTGAGCGTAACAGCTTTGGAACCTACAGAGGTTCCCATTGCGTTAGCAACATCGTTTGCTCCGAGATTCCAGGCGACGTAGAAAGCTAGTAGAGCTACGAGAGGTAAGGTAATAAGCATTTTGTTGGGGACAAAGGGAGAATAGAAGAGTTCGGTTAAGGCAAGAGACGCGATAAATCGCCGTCTCTACAAAGACTGATTATTGTAGAGACGGCGATTCATCGCGTCTTTGTTCTGATTACGGATAAATTAAGATTTTATAAGTATCCGGTGTTGGTGCGATCGCTTGCTCCACAGCTGCTGATAAATCTTTTAATGGATAGCGATCGCTAATCAATGCTTGCACGTCAATTCGCTGATTAAATACAATATCAGCTGATAAATTCTGAAGCCGATAAGATGAACTATAACTGCCCATCAAATCAATTTCTCGACGATAGAGGATATTAGGGTTGATGGCAATTTCTAGTTCATCAGGGAATTCGGCGAAAAACAAGATTTTGCCACCTTTGCGGGTACAATCGAGTGCTTGAAAGAAAGCTTTTTCACTAGGAACAGCTAGCAGGGTAACGTCAACACCTAGTCCACCAGTTAAGGCATGAATTTTGGCTGGTAAATCGGGATCACGAGCATCAAAAGCCGCCTCTGCACCGACATTCAAAGCTTTTTCAATTCTAGAGGGTAGTAAATCGGTAGCGATCGCTTTTGCTCCAAAATACTTCACCAACATAATGAACATTAACCCAATTGGCCCAGCACCAGTAACTAATACAGTTTGTCCTGGAGCAATTTGGGCTTTTTTCACAGCCTTCAAGCAGCAATTAGTTGGTTCTACAAAACTCGCTTCTTCAAAACTGATGTTATCCGGGATGGGAATTAACCCACCGTTTTCCACAATATGTCCGGGAACTTTGACATAATCGGCGAAACCGCCACCACTGGCGTTAAAACCTGCGGTTGTGGATATGTTTTTGTAAACATCACACATAGAGAAATTATCATTTAGGCAGTAGGCGCAACGCATACAAGGGATGTGATGCATCACTGCTACTCGTTGTCCAACTTGCCAACCTTTGACATTATTGCCTAGTGCTGCGATCGTGCCGGCAGTTTCATGTCCAAAAATGCGCGGCGGTTCATATAGCGGATAACGAATTTTTTTAATATCTGACTGACATAATCCCACAACCCGCACCTGTACCAGCACTTCATCTGGTTCTAGGGTTGGAACTGGGATATCTTCGTAAGAGAGTTGATTGACGCCTCTAAATACCTGTGCTTTCACGTTGGTTTTTCCCCGCTCAACGATACTAGATTTGACATACTCCCCACTCTTCAAGGGTGGGGATTCTGGGGTCAAACAGCAATCGCAGTCTCAGACCGACTTACATTGCCTAACCCAACCATTGATGCCCCAACGGTTTGAATAATCTTGGAGGCATTCTCATCGCGCCCATTCACAACTTGGCACGATGGACAACGCCACTCTCTGACTGACAAATCCAATTTTTCTAAGACGTGACCACAGCAAGAGCAAGTTTTACTAGAGGGATACCACTGATCGATATAGACTATTTGCTTTCCCTTCTTTTTTACCACCCACTCCAAAATATCTAAAAAATCTCGAAGAGCTAGGTCACTGACCAACATCCCCCAAAGACGCTTCATGCCTTTGAGGTTCAATGTCTCAAAACACAGCACATCAAACCTATTAGTTAAGTTATGCGCTAATTTCCAAAACCAATCAGTTCTGCGGTTAGCTATGTTTTCGTGAGAGCGTACTAGATTCTTCCTTGCTCGTTCCCGATTGGATGACCCCTTTAACTTTTGAGAATGATGTCTACTGGCTTTTTTAATGGCATTGAGTGATTGCTTGAAAAATTGGGGAGACTCAATTGTTGTACCATCTGAGCAAGTCAGGAATGTACGCAGACCAAAGTCAAATCCCGCTATCTGACCAGTCGTGAACTTGATTTGTGGATGCATACCATCGTCAACAACCACAACCATAAACAATTCACCTAATGGTGTGCGTTTAATAGTTAATGTTTTGACTGTTCCCTCTATCTCTCTAGACTTCCAAAATTGATAAACTCGGCTACCAATTTTCACTTTATTACCACCCAAAAACTTATAACCAGCTTGCTTTAATGTGAATGACTTGTATTTCTTGACCTTCTTAAACCCCGGTGGTCTAGCCCCCTTTTTGTTGTGTTTAAAAAACAACTGATAAGCTTTCTCAATGCGCTGACAGATATCTTGTATTGCCTGAGAACCAACTGATTGCCAAAAAGAAGTACGCTTTCTCAACTTGGCAATATGAGACTGAAGTTTTGCACAATTCAAGTGTTTTCCCCACATCCGATAATATCTTTTGTGGAGAGCAATACAATGGTTGTAGATTATCCCAGCAGCATTTATTGACCGCTTGAGAAATTTATTCCGCTTGTGTTGATAAAACTTGAATTTTAGAGTTCTCATGCTAAAATTGTACAGCATATAGCCGGAGAAATCAATGAAAAAGCGATTAGATTTTAGGATCGAAGAATTGGAGTTTCAGATTCTTGAAGAATATTGCCAATTAGTTGGGCGAACAAAAACTGATGTTCTTAGAGAATTGATTAGAAGTCTGAAGAGGAAAAAGCCGTCGTAGAACGACGGGGCTTTAAACCCAATTTTTCGGTAAATAATCGAGAATACCCTACTCATAAAATCCTAACTCTTGGCTTTCGGCTATTAATTCATCTAGCAATTATCAACGAAATACAAGTCAAGCACCAGTCTATAATTCCAGAGGTAAAAATAATTGATCTAATCTTGTGGTGCAAGCAATATGCTCGCTTGTATCCGTGAGATGTCAAAGAAGAAAGTTCTTTGTGTCTTTCTCTAGCAACGGATATTAAAAATACCTTGTCTGATGTAGCCTAACTGGGTACATTCCAACGAGGTGAAGAAAATGCTCAATCAGACATACATAGCTGATGTTTTAGTTGTCGGTGGGGGAACCGGAGGGACTGCGGCTGCTATCCAAGCAGCGCGGCGGGGAGCCAAAACCATTTTGGTGAGTGAATTTCCTTGGTTGGGAGGAATGCTAACTTCGGCTGGAGTATCTGTACCCGATGGCAATGAATTAGAAGCCTTTCAAACCGGGTTATGGGGTGCGTTTTTGCAGGAATTGCGACAAAGACAGCCCGGAGGATTAGATAACAGTTGGGTAAGCTTTTTTAGTTACGATCCCCGGATTGGGGCAGAGATTTTTGCAGATTGGGTGCATGAATTACCTAATCTGCACTGGATTTCTGGACAAGTGCCTTTAGATGTTTACCGCCAAGGTGATTTGATTACTGGTGTGCGCTTTACTGATTTTGCTGTCACAGCCAAAATTATTCTCGATGGCACAGAGTTAGGAGATTTATTAGCTTTAGCTGAAATACCTTACCGTTGGGGCTGGGAATTGCGATCGCAGTGGGGAGAACCCAGCGCCCCAGTGAATTTTAACTCTTTAACTCAGAAATATCCTGTGCAAGCACCCACTTATGTAGTGATTATGCAGGATTTTGGTGAAGCGATTGCACCAGAAATTCCGGCTGCCCCTAACTATAATCCATCCGAGTTTACAGGTGCTTGGGATGGCTATGGAGCAGAGACGTTTTTGAATTATGGACGCTTACCTGGCGATCGCTTCATGATTAATTGGCCAATCTGTGGCAATGACTACGGCCAAGGAGTAGGGCGGCTGATAGAGTCAGATGTATCCAGAGGTGAATTCATCCAAGAATCTCGCTGGCACAGCCAAAATTTTGCCCATTTTATCCAAAATCAGCTTGGTCGTCGCTATGGTTTAGCAGAAAAAGTATTTCCTCACGCCCCTACAGCTTTTGCATTACATCCCTATTACCGGGAAAGTCGCCGCCTAGTGGGGCTAACTACTGTCCGAGAACAGGATATTTTGCCGATCGCTGAAGGTAGAGTTGCATCTATATTTAATGATGCGATCGCAGTTGGTAACTACGCCAATGACCATCATTATCCTGGCGTTCAATTTCCACTGCAACCAAAATCTATCCGTTGGGGGGGACGCTGGACTGGGACTCCTTTTACAATTCCCTACAGTTGTCTTATTCCAGCCACCACAGATGGTTTTTTGGTATGTGAAAAGAATATTTCTGTCTCCCACATTGCCAATGGCGCCACCAGATTACAACCTGTGGTTATGGGCATTGGTCAAGCAGCAGGGATGGCGGCGGCAATATGTGTTGAGTTAAACTGCCAGCCGAGGGATTTACCTATTAGGGCACTACAAATAGCCTTATTGGAAGATAATCGCTCAAAAACAGCAATTATTCCTTTCTTTAATCTTCCACCCAATCGTTCGGATTGGCTGCACTGGCAACTGTATTACTTAAATAACCCACAAGCCTATCCAGCTAGTGGTTATTGCCCTTTCCCATCGGGGAATGAGTACCCTGACTCTGCTTTTGACAAGGCATCAATTCGGGAAAGTAACTGTTTCAAAGGTATTTTTTCCTGCTTGGATCAACAGGAATACAGATTTACTGTCACAGCACCAGCCGCATATCAAGGGCAAAATTGGCAGCTTGTGACTTTGCGATCGCATATTGACGAGCAATTACGCGCTTATCCCCACGAACAATTAGTTACATTGTGGGGTCGTCATAATCACTCTGGTAATTGGTTATTAGTCGAACATTTAAACGGAGGATAAGAAGAGTTTATTTTCAGTAAAACAGAATACTTTTTGATTAATTGTCCGGATATTCATTAAAAAGCTAAGTATCAGTGAAGTGGAGAGTTCCAAAATAGACATCTGCTATGCGTGCTGCCATTTCACTTTTAGTATCGAGTCTGGTGTTCGGCCCCTTAGCTTCTAACTGCCAAGCAATGGTCAATCACTTATCAACAGCGCTGCCTTCCACGCCTACTTCGGAACAGTGGCTCTCGGCGGCATCTGAACAAAATCCAGATGATGCGCCACGTCATCGCGGTAGTGGGCGTAGAGAAGTGACACAAAAATTCCGAAATATCTATGCTGTGGTTTAACTACTGTAGGGTAATACCTTTTTTATTAAAGGAACAAAATTACCAGAAAACAGGATGTTGTGCTAACATCTTTTACACAGCTTTTCTGGCAGAGATATATACAGTTGACACACGAAAATCTTCAGCGATCGCTTAGTATTTCAACTGCAAGCTTTGTATATATAGTTGGCATCAATCCTGCCGATCAAAACGCAAATCAAATTCAGTGCCTTGATCAACAGCATTACCAACTCCTCAAAAGCTACACAACTGTTGCTCATATTCGGTGGGAAGCTCTGCGTCTCAATCCTCAATTGCTCTAGAAATAGATGTTATTTAGGCTATCAGTTAATCTAAAGCACATCTAATTCAGACATTTTGCTTGTTGAGGAAACAGTCTTAAGGCAACTTCACTTTATTCCCCAATAGGTTTTTTTCTTAATATATTGCCTAGCTGGTTATCTACATCAGCAAGTAATTGATCTTCGCTCCGACGCCTGTTTAGCGTCCTTTGCCGAAGCATAAAATCTCTTTCCTTTCTTCTGATCTGAACTAGCGCATTGATTTGCATAAGTAATATAAGTTTCTTGCACTTGGCAACAAATCTTACTATTCCTGACCTACTCTTGCACTCTGGTTCGTTTTCCCCACAGATAGCTCCCGACAAAATAAATATTAAGAAGGATCTGCTAGATCATCTTAGTCATTTTAATTATTCTACACCCAAGGCCAGATGCAAAATTTTGCATTTGGCCTTTTTAGATGAATTTTACTTAAAGAAAAGGGAATAAGGAAGTTTTATCTCAAGCTGGCTTATGAGCAATAAAATACTTGCTCATAAAATGGACTTGCATCTCAATATTCCCAAAGCCGACTCTCTGTAAACGTTCTACCAAGTTATCAGTGGTGTAATGCTTGTAATAGGGTTCATGGAAAGTTTCGGGGAAAGAATCCATCATATATTCCAACTCAGGTGAATCACTCAACTGAATTGAGTCACATATAATAAAAACTCCACCTGGTTTTGTTACCCGAAAGCATTGTTCAATGACTGTCTGACGTACAGATGCTGGTAACTCATGAAAGAGAAAAACAGAAGTTACAGCATGAAAATAGTTATCTAGATAGGGTAACTCTTCAGCATTCGCTTGTAAAAGTTGTGGCAATTCTCCCGGAATTTGGGATAGTAGTTCATTTGCTTTCCGCAAATAAGCTGGTGACAAATCTGTACCAAACAGCGAAGCTTGAGGCAGTGCTGCTCGAATCAACTTCATAGTCCGTCCAGTTCCACAAGCTACATCCAAAATACGGACTTGCTTTGGTGAAACCGACTCAAAAGCTTTCAGTCCTTCCTTGAGAGGAGCAAGAATTCGCCGCCGCATCGGATCAGCTGCCCCACCAAAAAGAATTTCCACTTGTAAGTCATATAAATTGGCTGACAAGTCACTCAAATAGCCATTGCTTTGGTGATGAAAGTTCTGCACATAGTAGCTGGGATAACTATCTGTATCAATTTCGGGCGAAAAATCTTGGTAATTCTGTTGTTTAACTCGTTCCCAGATTTGAGGAAAATCTAGCCATACCAAAGGATAGTAGCGGAAAAAGTCATCCCAAGGGTTGTCAAACAATAAGCTTTCGGGGTACACACCCTTTTGAGCATCTTGCCAGTCTGTTTCCAACACCTGGTTCAATCTCTGTTGAAGTTTTAATAAAAGTTCATTTGGGATGGGTTTGGTCTTTTCTTCAAGTGTCGGATACACCAGGTTCCTCAATCGTGAACTTAATATTTTGTGAGCCAGACCAAAGTAATTTTTGCTCTGCTGAAAGGTCTGATAAGTCAGCTTAGTTAAACTGTCAGGCATAAAAATAGCTCAAGTTTTGATGGCTTAATTTATATGTAAATAATTGTAACGAATAAATTACCTACTGTTGGAAAGGTAAAAGTTACCACGATAGACAAAATTAAAACTCGATATTTTACTCATCGAAGTTGGAGTAAGGTTTATCAAGAAAGGCAGAGGGCAGAAGGCAGGAGTTTCAGTTGGAATACTGTTTTCAGCGCTGAAGCCCGTGACAATCATCGAACTTGCGGATTAAGACCCCCACCAAATTGAAAAAATTTGGTGGCCCCAATTAAGTACGGTGTTGAATCCCCTTCTAAATTGAACCTTCTGCCCTCTGCCTCCTGCCTTCTTCAATCGGCTTTTGGGAAAAACACCTGATAAAGCAAATATAAACTTTTGTAAAAAGTAGCTTATGTTACAGAATTTTTGTTATATTAGTTGGTGTGAGGAAACAGAAATTATATATTCACAAAATAAAGAGGACTATGGTTATGTCTATCGCAGATAAATCTCGTGCATTAATGGTGCGTGAACATCAGCAAGTCAAGAATCGCCAACAATCAATGCTGATGCGGGCGGCACAAGAACTAGGTCTTCCTGAAGAAGTATCTCACTACTGGAACCCGATTCAAGGCAAGGTGGATGCTAGCAGTAGAATGATTTATGGCCCCAGCCATGCTTCCATGAGCTAAGTTTCAGGAATTCTAAGCTGGATTTTTTGAGTAAATGTCTCAACTGATAAGTCTGGAAAAAAAAGCCACCCTCTACTTTTAGGGTGGCAAAACTTATTACTTTTTAGTTAGATACGACTCTTAATTAAGCATCGTAGTAGAGGTAAAACTCGTAGGGATGAGGACGTAGCTGTAACTGCTTGGCTTCGTTAAGCTTGTAGTCAATCCAATTTTCGATAAAGTCTTCCGTGAATACGCCTGATTCTGTCAAGAAACCGTGATCGTTTTCTAGTGCTTGCAATGCCAGTTCTAAAGAACTTGGAGTTGAGGGAACCTTTGCAAGCTCCTCTGGAGAGAGTTCATAGATATTCTTATCTAAGGGTTCACCAGGATGGATTTTGTTCTTGATGCCATCGATACCAGCACAAAGCATTGCAGCAAATGCCAAGTAGGGGTTAGATGTAGCATCTGGACAACGGAATTCTAAACGCTTGGCTTTAGGGTTTTTACCAGATAGAGGAATACGGATAGAAGCAGAACGGTTTCCTTCAGAGTAAGCTAAGTTCACTGGTGCTTCATAACCAGGTACTAGGCGCTTGTATGAGTTGGTGCTGGGGTTGGTAATTGCCAACAGCGCTGGTGCGTGCTTGAGAAGACCACCAATGTAGTACAACGCCATATCGCTCAAACCAGCATACTTATCACCTGCAAACAGAGGTTGTCCGTCTCTCCAGATGGACTGGTGACAGTGCATTCCCGAACCGTTATCGCCAAAAATTGGTTTTGGCATGAAGGTGACGGTTTTGCCATATTTTTTGGCAACGTTCTTGATGACATATTTGTAAATCATCAACCAGTCAGCCGCTTCGATCAACTTGCCAAACTTGAAACCTAGTTCGCACTGACCACCAGTAGCAACTTCATGGTGATGCTTTTCAATGGGCACACCTAATTCTGCCATTGTCAACAGCATCTCTGTACGGATATCTTGGAAAGAATCCGTCGGTGCAACTGGGAAGTAACCTTCTTTGAAGCGTGGTTTGTAACCCAAGTTGGGTTTTTCATCTGTACCGGCTTTACCGGAATTCCAAGCACCTTCTTCGGAGTCTAAGAAATAGTAGCCTTCGTTAGCAGTTTGGGCAAACCTAGCACTATCAAAGATAAAGAACTCAGCTTCAGGGCCAAAGAAGGCTGTATCACCAAGACCACTGGAAACCAAGTAATCTATTGCTTTTTGGGCAATAACGCGTGGGCAACGGTTGTACGGTTCACCCGTGCGTGGGTCTTTAATACTACAAATTATACTTAGTGTTGGGACTTCCATAAATGGGTCGATCCAAGCAGTGTTGGGGTCGAGTACCATCGTCATGTCCGATTCGTTGATTGCTTTCCAACCCCGAATGCTGGAACCGTCAAAAGCTACGCCATCAGTGAACGCAGTTTCATCGATTTGGTTTTGGTACAGTGTGAGGTGCTGCCAAGTCCCTACGGTATCGATGAATTTGAGATCAATCAGCTGAATTTTTTCATCTTGAATTCTCTTCAAGAGTTCTTGTGGTGTTGTCATTGTTACTCCTTCTCTACCAATTTTCTAAAGTCAACCAGAATCTTACATTGCATCCTAACCCTGCTGATCTCAATCAGGCCGTGACACACCAGAAATATCTTAAATACTAGACATTAGCGGATTTTGTAGCTTATGTTACAGATATCTGGATTATCAGGTTATATTAACCTTTCAGCGATCATCTGTACAA encodes:
- the glnA gene encoding type I glutamate--ammonia ligase, translating into MTTPQELLKRIQDEKIQLIDLKFIDTVGTWQHLTLYQNQIDETAFTDGVAFDGSSIRGWKAINESDMTMVLDPNTAWIDPFMEVPTLSIICSIKDPRTGEPYNRCPRVIAQKAIDYLVSSGLGDTAFFGPEAEFFIFDSARFAQTANEGYYFLDSEEGAWNSGKAGTDEKPNLGYKPRFKEGYFPVAPTDSFQDIRTEMLLTMAELGVPIEKHHHEVATGGQCELGFKFGKLIEAADWLMIYKYVIKNVAKKYGKTVTFMPKPIFGDNGSGMHCHQSIWRDGQPLFAGDKYAGLSDMALYYIGGLLKHAPALLAITNPSTNSYKRLVPGYEAPVNLAYSEGNRSASIRIPLSGKNPKAKRLEFRCPDATSNPYLAFAAMLCAGIDGIKNKIHPGEPLDKNIYELSPEELAKVPSTPSSLELALQALENDHGFLTESGVFTEDFIENWIDYKLNEAKQLQLRPHPYEFYLYYDA
- a CDS encoding class I SAM-dependent methyltransferase, which produces MPDSLTKLTYQTFQQSKNYFGLAHKILSSRLRNLVYPTLEEKTKPIPNELLLKLQQRLNQVLETDWQDAQKGVYPESLLFDNPWDDFFRYYPLVWLDFPQIWERVKQQNYQDFSPEIDTDSYPSYYVQNFHHQSNGYLSDLSANLYDLQVEILFGGAADPMRRRILAPLKEGLKAFESVSPKQVRILDVACGTGRTMKLIRAALPQASLFGTDLSPAYLRKANELLSQIPGELPQLLQANAEELPYLDNYFHAVTSVFLFHELPASVRQTVIEQCFRVTKPGGVFIICDSIQLSDSPELEYMMDSFPETFHEPYYKHYTTDNLVERLQRVGFGNIEMQVHFMSKYFIAHKPA
- a CDS encoding FAD-dependent oxidoreductase, with the translated sequence MLNQTYIADVLVVGGGTGGTAAAIQAARRGAKTILVSEFPWLGGMLTSAGVSVPDGNELEAFQTGLWGAFLQELRQRQPGGLDNSWVSFFSYDPRIGAEIFADWVHELPNLHWISGQVPLDVYRQGDLITGVRFTDFAVTAKIILDGTELGDLLALAEIPYRWGWELRSQWGEPSAPVNFNSLTQKYPVQAPTYVVIMQDFGEAIAPEIPAAPNYNPSEFTGAWDGYGAETFLNYGRLPGDRFMINWPICGNDYGQGVGRLIESDVSRGEFIQESRWHSQNFAHFIQNQLGRRYGLAEKVFPHAPTAFALHPYYRESRRLVGLTTVREQDILPIAEGRVASIFNDAIAVGNYANDHHYPGVQFPLQPKSIRWGGRWTGTPFTIPYSCLIPATTDGFLVCEKNISVSHIANGATRLQPVVMGIGQAAGMAAAICVELNCQPRDLPIRALQIALLEDNRSKTAIIPFFNLPPNRSDWLHWQLYYLNNPQAYPASGYCPFPSGNEYPDSAFDKASIRESNCFKGIFSCLDQQEYRFTVTAPAAYQGQNWQLVTLRSHIDEQLRAYPHEQLVTLWGRHNHSGNWLLVEHLNGG
- the patX gene encoding heterocyst-inhibiting protein PatX; this encodes MRAAISLLVSSLVFGPLASNCQAMVNHLSTALPSTPTSEQWLSAASEQNPDDAPRHRGSGRREVTQKFRNIYAVV